In Erigeron canadensis isolate Cc75 chromosome 1, C_canadensis_v1, whole genome shotgun sequence, a single window of DNA contains:
- the LOC122598831 gene encoding protein EXPORTIN 1A-like translates to MAAEKLRDLSQPIDVALLDATVAAFYGTGSKDERTAADHILRELQNNPDMWLQVVHILSNTQSMNTKFFALQVLEGVIKYRWNVLPVEQRDGMKNYISEVIVKLSSNEGSFRQERLYVNKLNIILVQILKHEWPARWRSFIPDLVTAAKTSETICENCMAILKLLSEEVFDFSRGEMTQQKIKELKQSLNSEFQLIHELCLYVLSASQRTELVRATLATLHAFLSWIPLGYIFESPLLEMLLKYFPVPSYRNLTLQCLTEVAALNFGDIYNVQYIKMYTIFMVQLQTVLPVSTNIPDAYGNGSTEEQAFIQNLALFFTSFYKFHIRILESTQENISALLMGLEYLLNISYVDDTEVFKVCLDYWNSFVLELFEANHNLDNPAATASMMGLQNPIIPGLLDGRGTQLLQRRQLYAGSMSKLRLLMISRMAKPEEVLIVEDENGNIVRETLKDNDVLIQYKIMRETLVYLTHLDHNDTEKQMLKKLSKQLNGEDWTWNNLNTLCWAIGSISGSMMEDQENRFLVMVIRDLLNLCEIIKGKDNKAVIASNIMYVVGQYPRFLRAHWKFLKTVVNKLFEFMHEIHPGVQDMACDTFLKIVQKCKRKFVILQVGESEPFVSELLTTLPTTIADLEPHQIHTFYESVGYMIQAELEATKREEYLQRLMNLPNQKWSEIIGHARGNADFLKDQDVIRTVLNILQTNTSVASALGTHFLSQITLIFLDMLNVYKMYSELISSSIAQGGPYASRTSFVKLLRSVKRETLKLIDTFLDKAEEQPQIGKQFVPPMMDPVLGDYARNLPDARESEVLSLFATIINKYKGAMIDDVPRIFEAVFQCTLEMITKNFEDYPEHRLKFFSLLQAIATHCFRALILLSPEQLKLVMDSVMWAFRHTERNIAETGLNLLLEMLKNFQNSEFCNQFYRAYYVLIVQEIFAVLTDTFHKPGFKLHVLVLQHLFCLVESGSLTEPLWDASTVSYSYSNNGMFVREYTIKLLCGSFPNISASEVTKFVNGLFDSRANLSAFKNHIRDFLVQSKEFSTQDNKDLYAEEAADQKERERQRMLSIPGLIAPNEIQDEMVDS, encoded by the exons ATGGCGGCGGAGAAGCTTAGGGATTTAAGTCAGCCGATTGACGTTGCTTTACTTGACGCTACTGTTGCTGCTTTTTACGGCACTGGATCTAAGGATGAg AGGACCGCTGCTGATCATATATTACGTGAGTTGCAAAACAATCCAGACATGTGGCTACAAGTGGTTCACATTCTCTCCAACACACAGAGCATGAACACCAAGTTCTTTGCTTTACAG GTTCTCGAGGGTGTTATTAAATATAGATGGAATGTATTGCCTGTTGAACAACGGGATGGAATGAAAAATTACATATCTGAGGTTATTGTAAAG CTTTCGAGTAACGAAGGTTCTTTTCGCCAAGAAAGGCTGTATGTTAACAAACTTAACATTATACTAGTTCAG ATTTTGAAGCACGAGTGGCCTGCTAGGTGGCGGAGCTTCATCCCAGACCTTGTTACAGCAGCAAAAACTAGTGAAACAATTTGTGAGAACTGTATGGCAATACTAAAA CTTCTAAGTGAAGAGGTATTTGACTTCTCAAGGGGTGAAATGACTCAACAGAAGATCAAGGAGCTTAAGCAATCCCTGAACag CGAGTTTCAACTCATTCATGAGTTATGCTTATATGTACTATCGGCGTCTCAAAGAACAGAGCTGGTCAGGGCTACACTAGCCACATTACATGCTTTCCTTTCATGGATTCCTTTAGGCTATATATTTGAATCCCCACTG TTGGAGATGCTCCTTAAATATTTTCCTGTGCCATCATATCGAAATTTGACTCTTCAGTGCTTGACAGAG GTCGCTGCCCTGAATTTTGGAGATATCTACAACGTCCAATATATTAAGATGTATACCATATTCATGGTCCAGTTGCAG ACTGTTCTTCCTGTCAGTACAAATATACCAGATGCATATGGAAATGGCTCCACTGAAGAGCAG GCATTTATACAGAATCTGGCATTGTTCTTCACTTCATTTTACAAG TTTCATATCCGCATCCTGGAATCTACACAAGAGAATATATCTGCACTTTTGATGGGTCTTGAGTACCTTTTAAACATTTCCTATGTAGATGATACAGAAGTTTTCAAG GTTTGCTTGGACTATTGGAATTCTTTTGTGTTAGAGCTTTTCGAGGCAAACCATAATCTTGATAACCCTGCAGCAACTGCAAGCATGATGGGACTGCAg AATCCAATTATTCCTGGTCTGCTTGATGGTCGCGGCACACAATTGTTGCAGAGACGACAACTCTATGCGGGATCCATGTCAAAGTTGAGACTGCTTATGATATCTCGCATGGCGAAACCTGAAGAGGTTTTAATTGTTGAAGATGAAAATGGGAATATTGTGCGTGAAACCTTAAAAGACAATGATGTCCTTATTCAGTATAAG ATAATGAGGGAAACACTTGTCTACTTGACGCATCTTGATCACAATGATACTGAAAAGCAG ATGCTGAAGAAGCTTAGCAAACAATTGAATGGTGAGGATTGGACATGGAATAACTTGAACACACTTTGCTGGGCTATAGGCTCGATATCTGGATCCATGATGGAAGATCAG GAGAATAGGTTTCTTGTGATGGTTATTCGTGATTTGCTAAATCTCTGTGAAATCATAAAGGGGAAGGACAACAAAGCTGTTATTGCAAGTAATATCAT GTATGTTGTTGGACAATATCCAAGATTTCTGAGAGCCCACTGGAAGTTTTTAAAAACGGTTGTCAACAAGTTGTTTGAGTTCATGCATGAAATTCACCCTGGTGTTCAG GATATGGCATGCGACACATTCTTGAAAATTGTTCAAAAATGCaagcgcaagttcgtcatattGCAG GTTGGGGAGAGCGAGCCATTCGTCTCAGAACTTCTAACCACCCTTCCAACGACCATTGCAGATCTTGAGCCACATCAGATACATACATTTTATGAATCC GTTGGTTATATGATACAAGCAGAACTCGAGGCCACTAAACGGGAGGAATATTTACAGAGGCTGATGAATCTTCCCAATCAA AAATGGTCTGAGATTATAGGACATGCACGTGGTAATGCTGATTTTTTGAAGGACCAAGATGTCATCAGGACTGTACTTAATATATTGCAG ACAAATACAAGTGTTGCCAGTGCACTTGGAACACATTTCTTATCTCAAATTACCCTCATCTTTTTGGACATGCTTAATGTCTACAA AATGTACAGTGAGCTTATATCATCCAGCATTGCTCAAGGGGGACCCTATGCTTCTAGGACTTCTTTTGTAAAACTTTTGAG GTCTGTGAAGAGGGAAACACTGAAATTGATTGACACATTTCTGGATAAGGCTGAAGAACAACCACAAATAGGGAAGCAATTCGTTCCTCCAATGATGGATCCAGTGCTTGGTGATTATGCTAGAAATTTGCCTGATGCTAGAGAATCCGAAGTTTTGTCTCTCTTCGCCACAATTATTAACaa GTACAAGGGTGCAATGATAGATGATGTTCCACGTATATTTGAAGCTGTTTTCCAGTGCACCCTTGAG ATGATAACTAAGAATTTTGAAGATTACCCTGAACACCGTCTCAAGTTTTTTTCATTACTTCAAGCCATTGCAACACATTGTTTCCGAGCTTTAATCTTGTTATCACCTGag CAATTAAAGCTTGTAATGGATTCTGTCATGTGGGCTTTCCGACACACTGAAAGAAATATTGCCGAAACGGGGCTTAATTTGCTGTTGGAGATGCTTAAGAACTTTCAG AATTCCGAGTTCTGTAATCAATTCTACCGGGCCTACTATGTGCTAATTGTGCAAGAAATATTTGCTGTTCTGACGGACACATTTCATAAACCTGGTTTCAAGTTGCATGTATTAGTGCTGCAGCATTTGTTCTGCCTG GTGGAATCTGGTTCCTTGACTGAGCCTTTATGGGATGCCTCTACTGTTTCATATTCTTACTCAAATAATGGAATGTTTGTTCGAGAGTATACCATCAAGCTTCTGTGTGGTTCTTTTCCCAATATTTCAGCGTCGGAG GTTACTAAGTTTGTTAATGGACTGTTTGACTCGAGAGCTAACCTTTCTGCATTCAAGAACCACATAAGGGACTTCCTTGTGCAGTCTAAAGAGTTTTCAACACAG GATAACAAGGATCTGTATGCAGAAGAAGCTGCTGATCAGAAAGAAAGAGAACGACAACGGATGCTTAGTATTCCTGGATTAATAGCACCCAATGAAATACAAGATGAGATGGTTGATTCATAA